In Stieleria varia, one genomic interval encodes:
- a CDS encoding Gfo/Idh/MocA family protein — translation MDDNKVAYGLIGFGAWGKHHADAIAKADNAKLVAIAARSDASAAAAREMYPDAFVTTDYRELLSRGEVTVVDVVVPSYLHHEVATAVLSAGKHLLLEKPMGVSLGECDSMIDLAKERDRLLCVGHELRLSSMWGKAKEMIEDGFIGTPQYCLVELSRNPYRQGADGWRYDIHRVGNWILEEPIHFFDLARWYLASAGEPKSVYATANSRQPDHPELQDNFSAIMHLDGGAYAVVTQTLSAFEHHQTAKITGTKGALWASWSGAMDRTRHPTFSLRAFDGNEVTTIPIEKPTGELFELEDQIVRVADAIQNGTALHCTAEDGRWSVAMCLAATESIRIGAAAEIDRR, via the coding sequence ATGGATGACAATAAGGTTGCCTACGGACTGATCGGATTTGGAGCATGGGGAAAACATCATGCCGATGCGATCGCGAAAGCTGACAATGCAAAGTTGGTTGCCATTGCGGCCAGAAGCGATGCGTCTGCTGCTGCTGCACGCGAGATGTATCCTGATGCTTTTGTGACCACCGACTATCGAGAGCTGTTGTCTCGTGGTGAAGTCACCGTCGTTGATGTGGTGGTGCCCAGCTATCTGCACCATGAAGTCGCCACGGCGGTGTTGTCCGCTGGAAAGCACTTGCTGTTGGAAAAGCCAATGGGTGTTTCGCTGGGCGAGTGCGATTCGATGATCGATTTGGCCAAGGAACGGGATCGTTTGCTGTGCGTCGGACACGAACTGCGATTGTCATCGATGTGGGGCAAGGCCAAGGAGATGATCGAAGACGGATTCATTGGGACGCCGCAGTACTGTCTCGTCGAATTGTCTCGAAATCCGTATCGTCAAGGAGCGGATGGTTGGCGGTACGACATCCATCGCGTCGGAAACTGGATTCTTGAGGAACCGATCCACTTCTTTGACTTGGCACGCTGGTACCTTGCGTCGGCAGGCGAGCCAAAATCGGTTTATGCAACGGCCAATTCTCGGCAGCCGGATCACCCTGAGTTGCAAGACAATTTCAGCGCGATCATGCATCTTGATGGGGGCGCCTATGCCGTGGTGACGCAAACGCTCAGCGCGTTTGAGCATCATCAAACGGCGAAGATCACAGGGACCAAGGGTGCTTTGTGGGCGTCGTGGAGTGGTGCGATGGATCGGACTCGGCATCCGACTTTTTCGTTGCGGGCGTTTGATGGCAACGAAGTCACAACGATCCCGATCGAGAAACCGACCGGTGAGTTGTTTGAGTTGGAGGATCAGATCGTTCGCGTCGCCGATGCAATTCAGAACGGCACCGCGTTGCATTGCACGGCGGAGGACGGGCGATGGTCGGTCGCAATGTGCTTGGCCGCAACCGAATCGATTCGAATCGGTGCGGCGGCGGAGATTGATCGACGTTAA
- a CDS encoding Gfo/Idh/MocA family protein, with product MKHRKTNRRAFLATAATALASTSVCYGDVLADDSAKNDRPVLGLIGAGFQPKTKRQGRGIAIGKLAAELGDIAAICELDQDAGRYAKKHVTGDRCELVDDYRRVLERPDIDAVLIATPDHWHAKIAIEAMRAGKDVYCEKPVAVTIDEGKRIRDVVKETGRVFQVGTQQRSEYNNRFLTAIAMVRDGRVGTLQKIHIGLDKGWEGGPFDASSPPATLNWERWLGPAPLTEYIPERTHRTFRWWYEYAGGQLCDWGAHHVDIAQWAIGQADGGPKRVAGTAKMNQTLVDGMPTRDDTYNTPINFSVTCQFDNDIEMLIDSSRNGITFTGTQGRFFVNRGTLEGTPVTQLAERPLPEGVLQDLYGGEPGSHMGNFFQCLRTRQTPISDIDSHHRILTTCHLANICLRVHREITWDPVQEQIVGDEVAASLMKRSYRKGYEIDG from the coding sequence ATGAAACATCGAAAGACGAACCGCCGCGCATTCTTGGCGACTGCGGCAACCGCGTTGGCGTCCACGAGCGTCTGTTACGGTGATGTGTTGGCCGACGATTCGGCAAAGAATGATCGGCCGGTGTTGGGATTGATCGGCGCTGGATTTCAGCCGAAAACCAAGCGACAGGGACGGGGGATCGCGATCGGAAAGCTGGCTGCGGAATTGGGCGATATCGCTGCCATATGTGAATTGGATCAGGATGCCGGGCGGTACGCGAAGAAGCATGTCACAGGCGATCGCTGTGAACTGGTCGACGATTATCGTCGTGTGCTAGAAAGGCCAGACATTGACGCGGTCTTGATCGCAACGCCCGATCACTGGCACGCCAAAATCGCAATCGAAGCCATGCGAGCGGGCAAGGATGTTTACTGTGAAAAGCCGGTTGCGGTGACGATCGACGAAGGAAAACGTATCCGCGATGTGGTCAAGGAAACCGGGCGAGTGTTTCAGGTGGGGACGCAGCAGCGGAGTGAATACAACAATCGTTTTTTGACAGCGATCGCGATGGTTCGAGATGGCCGCGTCGGGACCCTGCAGAAGATTCACATCGGACTTGATAAGGGCTGGGAAGGTGGTCCGTTTGACGCGTCGTCGCCTCCGGCAACCCTGAACTGGGAGCGTTGGTTGGGGCCAGCGCCGTTGACGGAGTACATACCGGAGCGAACGCACCGAACGTTTCGCTGGTGGTATGAGTACGCAGGCGGGCAGCTTTGTGATTGGGGGGCACATCACGTTGACATCGCGCAATGGGCGATCGGTCAAGCCGACGGTGGCCCCAAGCGTGTTGCGGGGACCGCGAAGATGAATCAGACGCTGGTCGATGGAATGCCGACGCGTGATGACACCTACAACACGCCGATCAATTTTTCAGTCACTTGTCAGTTTGACAACGACATTGAAATGTTGATTGATTCGTCGCGAAACGGAATCACGTTCACGGGGACGCAAGGACGTTTCTTTGTCAATCGAGGAACTTTGGAGGGCACGCCGGTCACGCAGTTGGCGGAACGTCCGCTGCCCGAGGGTGTGTTGCAAGATTTGTACGGTGGCGAGCCCGGGTCGCACATGGGCAATTTCTTTCAGTGTTTGCGGACTCGCCAAACTCCTATCTCCGACATTGATTCGCATCATCGGATTTTGACCACCTGTCACTTGGCCAACATCTGTTTGCGAGTGCATCGAGAGATCACCTGGGACCCCGTGCAGGAGCAGATTGTCGGGGATGAAGTCGCCGCATCATTGATGAAACGCAGTTATCGAAAGGGATACGAGATTGATGGATGA
- a CDS encoding glycosyltransferase family 4 protein gives MSKKEKVLVIGAFRRTAEDDRIGGLAFACSSLVESELQQDYEFLLVDSTISSIRNQSGWRRAPSSVIRILKSLWLMTTSRVRYVVCFTSHGNSFLEKGTIAILGRCLGKRVVLFPRSGHLMNQLQSRAWMRRFGRLVVRCSWRVLCQSERWKDFYVEMYAQVGEAESRFVVLENWLRASAFVDIDEPVSSSDGTGAVVGFYNRIEKSKGIWDFVEVVDQLRKVNPQIRAIVFGDGADLDELQRLIQQRGDGAIKYGGWLDNDKKERLRELDVILFCSHAEGFPNALLETIALKVPTVATDVGAVSDMVVDEVGGFIVDVADHEAMAARVIELCGNRSLRSQFAENAYRRAVRENSLENAVQQFRELLR, from the coding sequence ATGAGTAAGAAAGAGAAGGTGTTGGTGATCGGAGCGTTCAGGCGTACCGCCGAGGACGATCGGATTGGCGGTTTAGCTTTTGCGTGCAGTAGTCTGGTCGAGAGTGAATTGCAGCAGGACTACGAGTTCTTGTTGGTCGATTCGACGATCAGCAGCATTCGCAATCAGTCTGGCTGGCGACGTGCACCATCATCCGTGATTCGAATTCTGAAAAGTCTCTGGTTGATGACGACGAGTCGGGTGCGTTATGTCGTTTGTTTCACCAGCCATGGAAACAGTTTCTTGGAGAAGGGGACGATCGCGATCCTGGGACGTTGTCTTGGGAAACGAGTGGTGTTGTTCCCACGATCAGGTCACTTGATGAACCAACTGCAATCTCGTGCTTGGATGCGCAGATTTGGTCGACTGGTTGTTCGGTGCTCGTGGCGCGTCCTCTGTCAGAGTGAGCGTTGGAAAGATTTTTATGTGGAGATGTACGCCCAAGTCGGGGAAGCCGAATCTCGCTTTGTCGTATTAGAGAACTGGTTGCGAGCGTCGGCGTTTGTGGACATCGATGAACCTGTGTCGTCGTCCGATGGAACCGGTGCGGTGGTCGGTTTTTACAATCGGATCGAGAAATCGAAAGGGATTTGGGATTTTGTTGAGGTGGTTGACCAATTGCGGAAAGTGAACCCGCAGATTCGCGCGATTGTGTTTGGCGATGGCGCGGATTTGGACGAGTTGCAGCGTTTGATTCAACAACGCGGTGACGGTGCAATCAAGTATGGCGGTTGGCTAGACAACGACAAGAAAGAGCGTTTGCGAGAGTTGGACGTGATTTTGTTTTGTTCGCATGCGGAGGGTTTCCCCAATGCATTGCTGGAGACGATCGCGTTGAAGGTGCCGACGGTTGCGACCGATGTGGGAGCGGTGTCCGATATGGTTGTCGATGAAGTCGGCGGCTTCATTGTTGATGTCGCAGATCATGAGGCGATGGCCGCACGCGTGATTGAGCTATGTGGTAATCGATCGTTGCGATCGCAGTTTGCCGAGAACGCGTATCGTCGGGCTGTGCGTGAGAATTCGCTTGAAAATGCAGTCCAGCAGTTCAGGGAATTGTTGAGATGA
- a CDS encoding arylsulfatase: MLQKLLSLTALICLLAIQGFSPAEAAEKPNIIYILLDDAGYGDLSCYGQQKFQTPNIDRLAQEGIQFTDHYSGSTVCAPTRCSLMTGLHTGHTYVRGNREVKPEGQAAMPADIVTIPRLLRNAGYKTGAFGKWGLGAPGSPSDPANHFDVFYGYNCQREAHNYYPTHLWSNFERVELDGKTYTAPLIANAATQFIRDNKDVPFFVYLPVTIPHAAMHAPESDVAPFRDQFPEYENKIGKYAGTEFRNPAAAFVAMMTILDNEVGELMTLLQTLDLDDNTIVMLSSDNGPHREGGHDPVLFDSNGPLRGFKRDLTEGGIRAPMIARWPGKIAPGRKTSHASAHWDVLPTVCELAGVKTPNNIDGISFVNTLMGKPDQQPQHDYLYWEFYEQGGKRAVRFGNWKAIQLNLNKNADSPVALYDLSQDIGETNDVASEHPDLVAKAKRFFTDAHTPSEFWSFGTKKQK; this comes from the coding sequence ATGCTTCAGAAACTACTTTCCCTGACCGCACTGATCTGCTTGCTCGCCATCCAGGGCTTCAGCCCCGCTGAAGCAGCCGAAAAACCAAACATCATCTACATCCTGCTGGACGACGCGGGCTACGGGGATCTGTCCTGTTACGGACAACAGAAGTTCCAGACACCCAACATCGACCGACTGGCCCAGGAAGGCATCCAGTTCACCGACCACTACTCCGGTAGCACCGTCTGCGCACCGACGCGTTGCTCGCTGATGACCGGCCTGCATACCGGTCACACCTACGTCAGAGGAAACCGCGAAGTCAAACCGGAGGGGCAGGCAGCCATGCCGGCAGATATCGTAACGATCCCTCGCTTGCTACGTAACGCCGGCTACAAAACCGGCGCGTTCGGCAAATGGGGACTCGGCGCACCAGGCTCGCCAAGTGATCCTGCGAATCACTTCGACGTGTTCTATGGATACAACTGCCAACGTGAAGCACACAATTATTACCCGACACACTTGTGGAGCAATTTTGAGCGTGTTGAACTCGACGGCAAGACCTACACCGCACCGCTGATCGCGAACGCAGCAACTCAATTCATCAGGGACAATAAAGACGTTCCGTTCTTTGTTTACTTGCCCGTCACCATTCCGCATGCCGCCATGCACGCGCCCGAGTCCGATGTGGCACCGTTCCGCGATCAGTTTCCTGAGTACGAAAACAAAATCGGAAAGTACGCGGGCACCGAGTTTCGCAACCCCGCCGCAGCCTTTGTCGCGATGATGACGATCCTGGACAACGAAGTCGGTGAGTTGATGACGCTCCTTCAAACACTTGACCTTGACGACAACACCATCGTGATGCTCTCCAGTGACAACGGTCCACACCGCGAAGGAGGTCATGACCCGGTGCTCTTCGACAGCAACGGACCACTTCGAGGTTTCAAACGCGACCTTACCGAAGGCGGCATTCGGGCTCCGATGATCGCCCGATGGCCCGGAAAGATCGCCCCCGGCAGAAAAACGTCACACGCCTCTGCGCACTGGGACGTCCTGCCAACCGTCTGTGAACTGGCCGGCGTGAAGACACCCAACAACATCGATGGCATCTCGTTCGTCAACACCCTGATGGGCAAACCCGACCAGCAACCCCAACACGACTACCTGTACTGGGAATTCTACGAACAAGGCGGAAAACGGGCGGTCCGCTTCGGCAACTGGAAAGCGATCCAGTTGAACCTGAACAAAAATGCGGACAGTCCCGTCGCACTCTACGACCTCAGCCAAGACATCGGCGAAACCAACGACGTCGCATCCGAACATCCCGACTTGGTCGCCAAAGCAAAACGCTTTTTCACCGATGCCCACACACCCAGCGAGTTCTGGAGCTTCGGCACAAAAAAGCAGAAGTAG
- a CDS encoding heparinase II/III family protein — MLSERFFGRRLARVSNLLAYHKPSQLIGRAWKSVQLKVRRRLPERMIFQLGRDACCLRAGAKESLTRLSEKRLSAWSHRGHDGSQMAEGTFCFLNQSVRLTEQDTTSLQSIRWRGDEPRLWLFHLQCHEYLLELAEHDLEAANDLLRGWLSDPLHQFPDRDENAWHPFCISRRLRVWICFAAAFELEDDIETAFWLSVHDQLRWLARNLEWDLGGNHLLENLATLVFANCFLETLSGKSLPRFESRLMREIRLQVLPSGEHFERTPTYHAIMLFCVLELVDATEFASHPMRGQLVTVAELMCRWLQHVLHSDGSIPLFGDSAMDETPNPSVLFEWTGENSTIRFDGTETVAEPWVDCPSGREKFVFDVSDVGCDSLPAHAHADLLQVVASVAGRPLLVDSGNFDYEPSEMRRYCRATEAHNVLQVDGVDHCDLWSRFRMGRRGHITWRASGREDSLSWCVATHDAYRHLGVREVGRLVLADGCSWTVVDWIRSRGQHQLVSRLHVHPSWRCELSGASEVAELIYGQDIVRLRSLRESDRWGKGTGWYCPEFGVRHPNDVLQLSQSSSGFAWLGWTLTWGDQDREVMSVERIEVDGDFVRLGLQDGRCVQIPRAS, encoded by the coding sequence ATGCTGAGCGAACGGTTCTTTGGACGCCGGCTCGCTCGTGTGTCGAACCTGCTGGCCTATCACAAACCCAGCCAACTGATTGGACGGGCTTGGAAGAGCGTGCAGCTTAAGGTCCGTCGTCGTCTTCCCGAACGGATGATCTTTCAGCTTGGCAGAGATGCATGCTGTCTACGAGCCGGAGCGAAGGAGTCGCTGACCCGGCTATCTGAAAAGCGACTGAGTGCTTGGTCGCATCGCGGCCATGACGGATCTCAAATGGCCGAAGGCACGTTTTGTTTTCTCAATCAGTCGGTCAGGCTGACCGAGCAGGATACGACGTCGCTCCAGTCGATTCGTTGGCGAGGAGACGAGCCTCGGTTGTGGTTGTTCCATCTGCAGTGTCACGAATACCTGTTGGAATTGGCAGAGCATGATTTGGAGGCCGCGAATGATTTGCTGCGCGGTTGGCTCAGTGATCCGCTGCATCAATTTCCAGATCGAGATGAAAACGCTTGGCATCCGTTTTGCATCTCACGTCGACTGCGTGTTTGGATCTGTTTCGCTGCGGCGTTTGAGCTCGAGGATGACATCGAGACTGCTTTTTGGTTGAGTGTTCACGACCAGTTGCGGTGGCTGGCACGCAATCTTGAGTGGGATCTCGGGGGGAACCATCTGCTGGAAAACCTGGCGACGTTGGTGTTTGCGAATTGCTTTTTAGAGACGCTCTCAGGGAAGTCGCTGCCACGGTTCGAGTCGCGATTGATGCGTGAGATTCGATTGCAGGTTTTGCCGAGCGGTGAGCATTTTGAACGCACGCCGACGTATCATGCCATCATGCTGTTTTGCGTACTGGAGTTGGTCGATGCGACCGAATTTGCGTCGCATCCCATGCGAGGTCAATTGGTCACGGTAGCCGAGTTGATGTGCCGGTGGTTACAGCATGTGCTTCATTCGGACGGCAGCATTCCGCTGTTTGGCGATTCGGCGATGGACGAGACTCCAAATCCATCGGTGTTGTTCGAGTGGACAGGAGAAAACTCGACGATCAGATTCGATGGCACGGAGACGGTGGCTGAACCTTGGGTTGATTGCCCCAGTGGTCGGGAAAAGTTTGTCTTTGATGTCAGCGACGTGGGGTGTGATTCATTGCCCGCTCATGCGCACGCGGATTTATTGCAGGTAGTCGCTTCGGTTGCTGGCCGCCCGCTGTTGGTGGACTCGGGGAATTTTGACTACGAGCCATCTGAGATGCGGCGGTATTGTCGCGCGACGGAAGCACACAATGTATTGCAGGTCGATGGTGTGGATCACTGTGATCTGTGGAGTCGATTTCGCATGGGGCGTCGAGGGCACATCACGTGGCGCGCAAGCGGCAGAGAAGACTCGCTAAGTTGGTGTGTGGCAACGCACGACGCGTATCGTCACTTGGGCGTTCGCGAAGTAGGACGCTTGGTTTTGGCGGATGGATGCTCGTGGACGGTCGTGGACTGGATTCGATCACGTGGGCAGCATCAGTTGGTCAGTCGGTTGCATGTCCATCCAAGCTGGCGGTGTGAGCTTTCTGGTGCGTCCGAGGTGGCCGAATTGATTTACGGCCAAGACATCGTACGTCTTCGCAGTCTTCGAGAGAGTGATCGGTGGGGCAAGGGAACAGGTTGGTATTGTCCTGAGTTTGGTGTCAGACATCCAAACGATGTCCTGCAGTTGTCTCAATCCTCATCGGGATTTGCTTGGCTTGGCTGGACGTTGACTTGGGGCGATCAAGACCGTGAGGTGATGAGTGTGGAGCGAATTGAGGTCGATGGAGATTTTGTGCGTTTGGGATTGCAAGATGGACGCTGCGTTCAGATTCCAAGGGCATCCTAA
- a CDS encoding serine O-acetyltransferase codes for MNPTVICYRIGNWFHRHGMRRIGWVITWINRLIFGGFVPSSASLGKSIVIGYWGLGVVLHKDCVIGDYCHIGTNVTVGRNPGQPGVPKIGDHVYIATGAVVSGSICIGSRVIIGANSVVLSDLPDGVLAVGSPAKVVRELTQYELETVLSGIVP; via the coding sequence ATGAATCCCACCGTGATTTGCTACCGGATTGGCAATTGGTTTCATCGACATGGGATGCGGCGAATCGGTTGGGTGATCACTTGGATCAACCGATTGATCTTTGGCGGTTTCGTTCCGTCAAGTGCTTCACTTGGCAAGTCGATCGTCATCGGATACTGGGGACTGGGAGTGGTGTTGCACAAGGATTGTGTGATCGGCGACTATTGTCATATTGGCACCAATGTCACGGTGGGTCGAAATCCTGGTCAGCCGGGCGTGCCGAAGATTGGCGACCATGTTTACATTGCAACGGGCGCGGTGGTTTCCGGATCGATTTGCATCGGTAGCCGAGTCATCATTGGTGCAAACAGTGTCGTTCTGAGCGATTTGCCGGATGGGGTACTGGCCGTCGGATCGCCGGCCAAAGTCGTGCGAGAGCTGACTCAGTACGAATTGGAAACGGTTCTTAGCGGGATTGTTCCTTAG
- a CDS encoding glycosyltransferase family 4 protein, protein MKIVFFSHYFTPEGNAPASRTHDHCARWAAAGHEVTVITCAPNVPNGEVYEGYSNGLWPVRETIDGIEVVRVWTRIRPKPGKKDLILNFLSYMFSALFAFVFFVRRPNVIVATSPQFFCGVAGVLASWLKWRPLVLEIRDIWPESILTVGAMGRSPIIRALEVIERWMYRNASHIVAVGSGYRTNIMKKVGLGDRISVITNGVDPEQFTPEERCLDIVETYGLQGKFICSYVGTVGLAHGLDIVVRTAERLRDAGRDDVVFMVVGGGAKLSSLRETVSELRLDDFIVMTGHLDKPQMPKVLATSDACLVHLSNVALFATVIPSKIFETMAMERPIIMGVKGPARDIVMMAGGGVAVEPEDDAELFNAVLRLAEDPELARAMGSDARRFALKHFDRNDLAATYLTLLREVASGQPVTTVVADLPAIGPEERRSKSSSSAGVAAKTQAEQVG, encoded by the coding sequence GTGAAAATCGTCTTCTTTTCGCACTACTTCACGCCCGAAGGGAATGCGCCGGCATCTCGGACGCATGACCATTGCGCGCGGTGGGCGGCGGCCGGGCATGAGGTCACGGTGATCACTTGTGCGCCCAATGTGCCTAATGGAGAGGTCTACGAGGGATACTCGAACGGACTTTGGCCGGTTAGAGAAACGATCGACGGGATAGAAGTGGTCCGGGTGTGGACCCGCATTCGCCCCAAGCCAGGCAAGAAGGACTTGATCCTGAATTTCTTGTCCTACATGTTTTCCGCTCTGTTCGCCTTCGTGTTCTTTGTCAGACGGCCCAACGTGATCGTCGCCACAAGTCCACAGTTTTTTTGTGGCGTTGCCGGCGTCTTGGCGAGCTGGTTGAAGTGGCGGCCATTGGTGTTGGAGATTCGCGATATATGGCCGGAATCCATTTTAACCGTTGGTGCCATGGGGCGATCACCGATCATCCGAGCGTTGGAGGTGATCGAACGATGGATGTATCGAAACGCATCACACATCGTCGCCGTTGGTTCGGGTTACCGAACCAACATCATGAAAAAGGTTGGCTTGGGTGATCGGATTTCAGTGATCACCAACGGGGTGGACCCAGAGCAGTTCACACCCGAGGAACGTTGTTTGGACATCGTGGAGACCTATGGCTTGCAGGGCAAGTTCATCTGCTCCTATGTCGGTACCGTGGGGCTGGCGCATGGATTGGACATCGTGGTGCGAACCGCTGAGCGTCTACGCGATGCAGGTCGTGACGATGTCGTGTTCATGGTCGTTGGAGGAGGCGCGAAACTGTCGTCATTGCGTGAGACGGTTTCAGAGCTTCGGCTGGATGATTTCATCGTGATGACCGGGCATTTGGATAAGCCTCAGATGCCCAAGGTGTTGGCGACATCGGACGCGTGTTTGGTTCACTTGAGCAATGTCGCGTTGTTTGCGACGGTGATTCCATCCAAGATTTTTGAAACCATGGCGATGGAACGACCGATCATCATGGGCGTGAAAGGGCCCGCGCGCGACATCGTGATGATGGCGGGCGGCGGTGTGGCCGTCGAGCCGGAAGACGATGCCGAGTTGTTCAATGCCGTCTTGCGGTTGGCGGAGGATCCCGAGCTGGCGCGTGCGATGGGGAGCGACGCAAGGCGTTTTGCACTGAAGCACTTCGACCGAAACGATCTCGCCGCAACCTATCTGACATTGTTGCGGGAGGTTGCATCCGGTCAGCCGGTCACCACCGTTGTGGCAGATTTGCCTGCGATCGGTCCTGAGGAGCGTCGATCGAAGTCAAGTTCATCGGCTGGTGTTGCTGCGAAAACGCAAGCGGAACAGGTTGGGTAG
- a CDS encoding O-antigen ligase family protein, translated as MQNDSGKQRYAVTDYLYWGMMLFVNVPNLLELVGIDTMFKPYRVIALVICAFVWPKFVREAAVTRQFSRLLFAAIFYGSIVTVLFGGRDMLANVPLIGSILILYVATFGVTSRRSLIIGLYASVVSFIVSAYFGLLAFNQGEYRLSGLFENPNAIGFGGCFVLLIVINRNLVIPNGVRLAVAVGLIPIMVLTGSRNALVGMVGCFMSQTWRNPRLFNGLLITGLVIAGVSLYFEKEISRITQRAVFTRLTNRDVIARGGAGRIAVASAALQVGYEHGFVGIGFGQYREKYHTKFFRERRTDGTLRKLGSHNFYVTLLTEWGFFGFCCFALMMYRLAKATEGMGLERDFVIGFLAVSMLNSLGNDMVGMIHFWVMLGVCVQFIRFAHEDELAWQPYQNA; from the coding sequence ATGCAGAATGATTCAGGAAAGCAACGCTATGCGGTGACGGACTACCTGTATTGGGGCATGATGTTGTTCGTCAATGTTCCCAATTTACTGGAGTTGGTCGGCATTGACACAATGTTCAAGCCCTATCGTGTGATTGCACTGGTTATCTGTGCCTTTGTGTGGCCCAAATTTGTTCGTGAGGCCGCTGTGACACGCCAGTTTTCCAGGTTGCTGTTCGCGGCCATATTCTATGGCTCGATCGTAACGGTTCTCTTCGGCGGTCGAGACATGTTGGCAAACGTGCCATTGATCGGTTCTATTCTGATTCTTTATGTGGCGACGTTTGGGGTGACGTCACGACGCTCACTGATCATCGGACTGTATGCATCTGTCGTCTCTTTCATTGTCTCCGCGTACTTTGGACTGTTGGCTTTCAATCAGGGCGAGTATCGGTTGTCGGGTTTGTTTGAGAACCCTAACGCTATCGGATTTGGTGGTTGCTTTGTGTTGCTGATCGTCATCAACCGCAACCTGGTGATTCCAAACGGTGTGCGTTTGGCAGTCGCGGTTGGGCTGATTCCGATTATGGTTTTGACCGGTTCCCGAAATGCGCTGGTGGGAATGGTGGGATGTTTCATGTCACAGACCTGGCGCAATCCGAGATTGTTCAATGGGTTGTTGATCACTGGTTTGGTGATCGCTGGGGTATCACTCTATTTTGAAAAAGAGATCAGCCGCATCACTCAGCGAGCCGTTTTCACGCGATTGACCAATCGAGATGTCATCGCGAGGGGAGGTGCGGGACGGATTGCCGTGGCATCCGCTGCATTGCAGGTGGGTTACGAGCACGGGTTCGTTGGGATCGGGTTTGGGCAGTACCGAGAGAAATACCACACCAAGTTCTTTCGTGAACGCCGAACGGATGGAACGCTGCGGAAACTGGGGTCGCACAATTTCTATGTGACGCTGTTGACCGAATGGGGCTTCTTTGGCTTTTGTTGTTTTGCATTGATGATGTACCGATTGGCGAAAGCGACAGAGGGGATGGGGTTGGAACGTGATTTCGTGATCGGTTTCTTGGCGGTCAGCATGCTCAATTCGCTTGGCAACGACATGGTCGGTATGATTCACTTTTGGGTCATGCTCGGTGTTTGTGTTCAGTTCATCAGGTTTGCCCATGAGGACGAGTTGGCATGGCAACCTTATCAAAATGCATGA